From a single Streptomyces aurantiacus genomic region:
- a CDS encoding IS5 family transposase: MEREPYPSDLADEQWALIEPMITAWKQDRVARSATGDPGSCDLREVVNAIFYQNRTGCQWRYLPHDLPAWSAVFYYFTLWRQDGLDQRIQELLRCQVREKARRLEDPSLVILDTQSVRAAAGVPKTTTGLDANKKVSGRKRGLAVDVLGLIIGVVVLAASAHDNTAGTALLDQAAERCGMRLEKALVDQGFKDEVLIHGALLDIDVEVVRRNPADQGKGFVPQPKRWIVEQVNGTLMLHRRLAREYDHRPETSTSRVYWASIANMTRRLTTPSPAWRDTLGLAA; encoded by the coding sequence ATGGAGCGAGAGCCGTACCCCAGCGACTTAGCGGACGAGCAGTGGGCGTTGATCGAGCCGATGATCACGGCCTGGAAACAGGACCGGGTGGCACGGTCAGCGACCGGAGATCCCGGATCCTGCGATCTGCGGGAGGTCGTGAACGCGATCTTCTACCAGAACCGGACGGGCTGCCAGTGGCGCTACCTGCCCCATGACCTGCCAGCCTGGTCGGCGGTGTTCTACTACTTCACACTCTGGCGCCAGGACGGCCTTGACCAGCGGATTCAGGAACTCCTGCGCTGCCAGGTACGGGAGAAGGCCCGGCGATTAGAGGACCCGTCCCTCGTGATCCTCGATACCCAGTCCGTGCGCGCGGCCGCGGGTGTCCCGAAGACCACGACGGGCCTGGACGCCAACAAGAAGGTGTCGGGCCGCAAGCGGGGCCTGGCCGTCGACGTTCTGGGGCTGATCATCGGCGTCGTGGTGCTGGCCGCATCCGCCCACGACAACACGGCCGGCACAGCCCTGCTCGACCAGGCCGCCGAGCGGTGCGGGATGCGTCTGGAGAAGGCTCTGGTGGACCAGGGCTTCAAGGACGAAGTCCTCATCCATGGCGCGTTGTTGGACATCGACGTCGAAGTCGTCCGCCGCAACCCGGCCGACCAGGGCAAAGGCTTCGTCCCGCAGCCGAAAAGGTGGATCGTGGAGCAGGTCAACGGCACGCTGATGCTGCACCGCCGCCTGGCCCGCGAGTACGACCACCGCCCCGAAACCTCCACCTCGCGTGTCTACTGGGCTTCCATCGCGAACATGACCCGCCGCCTCACCACACCGAGTCCAGCCTGGCGCGACACCCTCGGACTGGCCGCGTGA
- the lexA gene encoding transcriptional repressor LexA, with amino-acid sequence MEATAASRYLGRPPGIVTREDGLTDRQRRIVNAIRSSIRDRGYPPSMRELGQAAGLASTSSVAHQIGALVKKGVLRQDPKRPRAYVPTTTVGTEAALALAAGPDHLASDSSVVHTPLVGRIAAGAPITADQHVEDVLALPKQLVGSGELFALTVSGDSMIKAHVMDGDTVAVRAQPDAENGEIVAAMIDGEATVKRLKREGSTVWLMPENDAFQPICGNDATILGKVVAVMRSL; translated from the coding sequence ATGGAGGCCACTGCTGCATCCCGGTACCTCGGACGCCCGCCGGGCATCGTGACCCGTGAAGACGGGCTGACCGATCGCCAGCGCAGGATCGTCAACGCCATCCGGTCCAGCATCAGGGACCGCGGCTACCCGCCTTCGATGCGGGAACTAGGGCAGGCCGCCGGGCTCGCCAGTACGTCGTCCGTAGCGCACCAGATCGGCGCTCTGGTGAAGAAGGGCGTTCTGCGTCAGGATCCGAAGCGCCCGCGCGCCTACGTCCCCACCACGACCGTCGGCACAGAGGCCGCCCTCGCCTTGGCCGCAGGCCCCGACCACCTCGCGTCCGACTCCTCGGTCGTCCACACCCCGCTCGTCGGCCGCATCGCCGCCGGCGCTCCCATCACCGCCGACCAGCATGTCGAGGACGTACTCGCACTGCCGAAGCAACTTGTGGGCAGCGGCGAGCTGTTCGCGCTCACCGTGTCCGGCGACTCGATGATCAAAGCCCACGTCATGGACGGCGACACGGTCGCCGTCAGGGCGCAGCCGGACGCCGAGAACGGCGAGATCGTCGCGGCCATGATCGACGGGGAGGCGACGGTCAAGCGGCTCAAGCGGGAGGGCTCGACCGTGTGGCTCATGCCGGAGAACGACGCCTTTCAGCCGATCTGCGGCAACGACGCCACCATCCTCGGCAAGGTCGTAGCGGTCATGCGCAGCCTGTGA